In Mongoliitalea daihaiensis, one DNA window encodes the following:
- a CDS encoding DUF7255 family protein, producing the protein MSKHQLKVANLRSILEESDLEVDSFFHLEVNPDYLKGKGELLLQAVFENLEGRGKMPVLEKLRFDFKIQRYVFLYDDEVHFNRYRLNSLKTDLYDTFTFDWVDSYKRLCRTYEKECLKAGIQDRIWNGPPIARKIFGEASEAGDLSGNGASGWKLNAYNDAQYDLLSRLHGYKLIRLPQYENLMLGGSLKKVDDLLLQPKEAFKIAMTNWIKRKIQ; encoded by the coding sequence ATGTCAAAACATCAGTTAAAAGTAGCTAACTTACGATCGATCCTTGAGGAATCGGATTTGGAGGTAGATAGCTTTTTTCACCTAGAGGTGAATCCTGACTATTTAAAAGGAAAAGGAGAGCTCCTGCTGCAAGCTGTCTTCGAAAATTTGGAGGGTAGAGGTAAGATGCCTGTTTTGGAAAAACTCCGATTTGATTTCAAGATACAACGGTATGTTTTTTTGTACGATGATGAAGTACATTTCAATCGGTATCGGTTAAACTCCTTAAAAACAGATTTGTATGATACCTTTACTTTTGATTGGGTAGATAGTTACAAGCGTCTGTGTAGAACGTACGAGAAAGAATGTCTGAAAGCAGGGATACAAGACAGAATTTGGAATGGTCCTCCAATCGCTCGAAAGATTTTTGGAGAAGCGTCTGAAGCAGGCGATCTCAGTGGTAATGGTGCTAGTGGATGGAAGCTAAATGCGTACAATGACGCTCAATATGACTTGCTCAGCCGTCTGCATGGCTACAAGCTGATACGTCTTCCACAATACGAAAATCTGATGCTTGGAGGGAGTTTGAAAAAAGTGGATGACTTACTCTTGCAACCC